The Chitinophaga sp. Cy-1792 genome contains the following window.
ACCGCCTGGGTAACATATCCCATGTGGATGTCTTTCATTCGGAAGGCCGTGAAAGCTATACACCTGCCATGCTGCGTGCAGATGCGCAGTTGCTTAAGAGCAGTGGCTGGATACTGAAGGGAAACGTATTGCAGGTAACGGCCGACTCGATCGTATACCCTGTTAAGGAAAAATTGCCGGAGGCATTACGGCAAGGGAAGAAGTTTTACTTATTGAGAAAAAGGAAAAGAAGTGATGAGCTTACTGTTTATGAAATATGGTAGGTAGTTACGATTTTTCCAGCTAGATATCCGGGCAATCTCATTTGAGATTGCTTTTTTATTTTATTCCGGTAATTGCTTAAAATATTTTCTTCACTAAAACTATTTATTAAAACTCCCCGTACTTATCCCGGCCTCTTATTTACCGGTAAAATAGCAGCCAGTTCCAGACTGAAGTTAATTGTTTAACTAATAACCTTGTTATGGCAAACAAACAGCATTTGGCTGAACCAGCTACGGGTGGCATACCCAGAAGAAAGTTTCTGATGCAGGCTGGTATGGCTTGTACTGCGGCGATGATAATATCGTCCTGTAAAAAAGATGATGACAATAATAATACCCAGCCGGCCGGCAGTATTGATCTGGGTAACGGAGATATTGGTATCCTCAATTATGCATATGCATTGGAGCAACTGGAGGCGGCCTTTTATACCCAGGTAGTGTTAACCCCTTATGGCGGTATCAGTTCTACGGAATTGTCACTGCTGACGGATATACGGGACCACGAGATAGCTCACCGGGAATTCTTTAAAGCAGCCTTAGGCGCTTCGGCCATTCCCGGATTACAGGTGAATTTTTCAGCGGTAGATTTTACTAAGCGCGACAGCGTGCTGGCCACAGCAAAAGCATTTGAAGACCTGGGCGTTTCGGCCTATAACGGTGCCGGACAATTAATTGCCAATGGTCAGTATTTATTGCTGGCAGGAAAAATTGTATCTGTGGAAGCCCGGCACGCGGCCTATATCAGGGACCTTATCAGTAATGGTTCATTTGCTGACAATACCGTGGTAGATATGAACGGACTGGATATGGTGAAAGATCCAACAACGGTATTGTCAACGGCAGCGCCCTTTCTTAAATCAGTATTATGGGCAGGCAATCTTCCTAAA
Protein-coding sequences here:
- a CDS encoding ferritin-like domain-containing protein — protein: MANKQHLAEPATGGIPRRKFLMQAGMACTAAMIISSCKKDDDNNNTQPAGSIDLGNGDIGILNYAYALEQLEAAFYTQVVLTPYGGISSTELSLLTDIRDHEIAHREFFKAALGASAIPGLQVNFSAVDFTKRDSVLATAKAFEDLGVSAYNGAGQLIANGQYLLLAGKIVSVEARHAAYIRDLISNGSFADNTVVDMNGLDMVKDPTTVLSTAAPFLKSVLWAGNLPKK